A region of Selenomonadales bacterium 4137-cl DNA encodes the following proteins:
- a CDS encoding class I SAM-dependent methyltransferase, whose amino-acid sequence MNANYFQELAAKYDAWFATPHGRYVHRFEREAVLGLAAPAPGMNVADIGCGTGIYTDELLQAGASVTGVDISPEMLAIAAARTARHGDAVSFLQGDAAALPFAAVSFDLVTSITAMEFFADPRACLQDMYRIVRPGGRLVVATLGSQSPWAWQRRLKTFFKKTVFRHATFHSIQDMRAFFAPHPITAWRGTIFVPPFAPAALIRHPDPFERWCQRNIPSFGAFLVVRVDKPE is encoded by the coding sequence GTGAACGCCAACTACTTCCAAGAACTCGCCGCCAAATACGACGCCTGGTTCGCCACCCCCCACGGGCGCTACGTCCACCGCTTCGAGCGCGAAGCCGTCCTGGGCCTCGCCGCCCCCGCGCCCGGGATGAACGTAGCCGACATCGGCTGCGGCACCGGCATCTACACCGACGAACTCCTCCAGGCCGGCGCCAGCGTCACCGGCGTCGACATCTCCCCCGAAATGCTCGCCATCGCCGCCGCCCGCACCGCCCGCCACGGCGACGCCGTTTCCTTCCTTCAAGGCGACGCCGCGGCCCTGCCCTTCGCCGCCGTCAGCTTCGACCTGGTCACCAGCATCACCGCCATGGAATTCTTCGCCGACCCTCGCGCCTGCCTCCAGGACATGTACCGCATCGTCAGGCCCGGCGGCCGCCTCGTCGTCGCCACCCTCGGCAGCCAAAGCCCCTGGGCTTGGCAGCGCCGCCTCAAAACCTTCTTCAAAAAAACCGTCTTCCGCCACGCCACCTTCCATAGCATTCAGGACATGCGCGCCTTTTTCGCCCCCCACCCGATAACCGCCTGGCGCGGCACCATCTTCGTCCCCCCCTTCGCCCCCGCCGCCCTCATCCGCCACCCCGACCCCTTCGAACGCTGGTGCCAGCGAAACATACCCTCCTTCGGCGCCTTTTTGGTAGTGCGGGTCGATAAACCCGAATAA
- a CDS encoding tyrosine-type recombinase/integrase gives MATQRRPKGEGSLQELPNGKFKVQVDAGWDTGGNRKRVTFTSSSKAEAIRRLNEFKADKIKGSLVGSSSTTLADLIERWLKAKKQLTKRSSYDSYKGICEQHLTPALGKLKVQKLTTARLNDYLSGKLAEGLSNNTVSKHRVLLHDLLDLALREGIVSRNVSEMCHTVVRKKANIGVLNKEECQLLLETARGLIGRKTQERYIYYLVLLALATGMRRGELVALRWGHINKEAATITVKDSLIEVAGGIHLDSPKTADSRRTIAVDKSIIETLSELKNPNYDLIFHRGKGEEFTPSRVGKLFSALLTQCSLEGYRFHDLRHTHATQLIASGVNVKVVSQRLGHANIKTTLDLYVHVLPEHDKQAADIMGAWLGANKVPISDNEPEKTRENQSEESSNDAHSPGQTE, from the coding sequence ATGGCAACCCAACGGAGACCCAAAGGCGAGGGGTCCCTCCAGGAGCTACCTAACGGCAAGTTTAAGGTCCAGGTAGACGCAGGCTGGGACACGGGTGGAAACCGAAAGCGCGTCACATTCACTTCATCCTCAAAGGCGGAGGCAATCCGCAGGCTTAACGAGTTCAAGGCGGATAAGATCAAGGGGTCCCTTGTGGGGTCCTCTAGCACAACCCTTGCGGACCTGATCGAGAGGTGGCTAAAAGCCAAAAAGCAGCTAACTAAGCGGTCCTCCTACGATAGCTACAAGGGAATCTGCGAGCAGCACCTGACGCCCGCCCTGGGGAAACTGAAGGTCCAGAAGCTCACCACGGCGCGCCTTAACGATTACCTCAGCGGAAAGCTGGCAGAGGGCCTGTCCAATAACACAGTTTCAAAGCACAGGGTTCTCCTTCACGACCTCCTCGACCTAGCACTCCGCGAGGGCATTGTTAGCCGCAATGTGTCGGAGATGTGCCACACGGTCGTTCGCAAGAAGGCGAATATAGGAGTCTTAAATAAAGAGGAGTGTCAGCTCCTGCTGGAGACCGCAAGGGGCCTAATTGGCCGAAAGACTCAGGAGCGATACATTTACTACTTGGTCCTGCTTGCTCTTGCCACAGGAATGAGACGCGGCGAGCTGGTGGCGCTGCGCTGGGGTCATATCAACAAAGAGGCGGCCACAATAACGGTCAAGGATAGCCTAATAGAGGTAGCCGGCGGTATCCACCTCGACTCCCCAAAGACAGCCGACTCGCGCCGCACAATAGCGGTGGACAAGTCCATTATAGAGACCCTGAGCGAGTTGAAAAATCCGAATTACGACCTGATCTTCCACCGAGGGAAGGGCGAGGAATTTACTCCTTCGCGGGTAGGCAAGCTCTTTTCGGCCCTGCTGACTCAATGCAGCCTCGAAGGATACCGATTTCACGATCTCCGCCATACTCACGCCACCCAGTTGATCGCCTCCGGGGTGAACGTAAAGGTCGTGTCGCAGCGCCTGGGCCATGCGAACATCAAGACCACCCTGGACTTATACGTGCATGTGCTACCAGAGCACGACAAGCAGGCTGCGGACATCATGGGGGCCTGGCTGGGTGCCAACAAAGTGCCTATTAGTGACAATGAACCAGAGAAAACGAGAGAGAACCAGAGCGAAGAATCCAGCAACGACGCCCACTCTCCAGGTCAGACAGAGTAA
- a CDS encoding ribbon-helix-helix protein, CopG family — MAKEKPAKDAEIKIRLPQEEKDAFTAICDRDAVNASEIIRRLLADYVKSNS, encoded by the coding sequence ATGGCGAAGGAGAAGCCAGCGAAAGACGCTGAAATCAAGATACGCCTGCCGCAGGAGGAAAAAGATGCTTTCACCGCGATCTGTGACCGGGACGCCGTGAACGCATCTGAGATAATCAGACGCCTACTCGCGGACTACGTGAAATCGAATAGCTAG